Within the Pseudoxanthomonas sp. YR558 genome, the region GAAGCCTTCGAACGCGCCGTGCACCGGCAGCTGATGACCGACGTGCCGTACGGCGTGTTGCTCTCCGGCGGACTGGATTCGTCGCTGGTCGCGGCGGTCGCCGCGCGCTACGCACGCCATCGCATCGAGGACAACGACACGACGGAAGCGTGGTGGCCGCGCCTGCATTCCTTCGCCATCGGCCTGGACGGGTCGCCCGACCTGGCCGCGGCTGAAGTGGCGGCGAAGGCGCTGGGCACCGTGCACCACGGCTTCACCTACACGTTCCAGGAGGGGCTGGATGCGATCCCCGAGGTGATCCGCCATATCGAGACCTACGACGTCACCACCATTCGTGCGTCCACGCCGATGTACCTGTTGGCGCGGCGGATCAAGGCGATGGGGGTCAAGATGGTGTTGTCGGGCGAGGGCAGCGACGAAATCTTCGGCGGCTACCTGTATTTCCACAAGGCGCCGAACGCGCGGGAATTCCACGAAGAGTTGGTGCGCAAGCTGGACGCGCTGCACAACTACGACTGCCTGCGCGCCAACAAATCGATGATGGCGTGGGGCGTGGAGCCGCGCGTGCCGTTCTTGGACGTCGAATTCCTCGACGTGGCGATGAAGATGGATGCTGCACACAAGATGATCGACAAGACGAGCCAGGGCGCGAAGCGCATGGAGAAGGGCGTGCTGCGCGAGGCGTTCGATGGCTACTTGCCGGAATCGATCCTGTGGCGGCAGAAGGAGCAGTTCAGCGACGGCGTCGGCTATGGCTGGATCGACGGCTTGAAGGCGCACGCCGAAGCGCAGGTCAGCGATCGCGAACTGGCGGCGGCCGACAAGCGCTTCCCGGTGAATCCGCCGCAGACCAAGGAAGCCTATTTCTACCGCACGCTGTTCGAGCAGCACTACCCGGGCCAGGCTTGCGCCGAGACGGTGCCGGGCGGCAAGTCGATCGCGTGTTCGTCGCCGGCCGCCATCGCCTGGGACGCCAGCTTCGCGAAGATGGCCGATCCGTCCGGTCGTGCCGTCGCCGGCGTGCATGCGTCCGCGCTGCAGGCGGCGACGACATGACGCCGTCCGACGTCGTGCGCGAATGGGTCCGCCGCTTCAATGCGGCGGACGTCGACGGCTTGGCGGCGTTGTACGCCGAGGATGCCGTCAACCACCAGGTGGTGACCGATCCGCTGCATGGTCGCGAGGCGATCGCGAACTTGTTCCGCACCGAATTCGCGCGCGCGACGATGGTGTGCGAGGTGGAACAGATCCTCGAGGACGGCGAGTGGGCCGTCATGGAATGGCGCGATCCGCTCGGACTGCGCGGCTGCGGCTTCTTCCACGTGCGCGATGGCCGCATCGTGTTCCAGCGCGGCTACTTCGACCAGCTCAGCTTCTTCCGCCAGCAGGGGCTGGCGGTGCCGGATCACTATTTGGATTGAGCGTTGGCGGGCCGCAGCGTGAGCGTGTGGGTCGCTTCGCCCGGCAGGAAGGGCGTCGGCCTGCCGTGCACCCAATCGTCATGGCCCGCGCCCCAGAACGGCGACATCGGATGACCGCTCTGGCCGCCGGGCATGTGGATGATGCCGTCGGCCTCATGCCCCGGCGACACCACCATGCGTTCGGACGCACCGAACGCCGGGCCCTGCACGC harbors:
- the asnB gene encoding asparagine synthase B yields the protein MCSIFGIFGLQPGDDIAALRRQSLELSQKQRHRGPDWSGVYHDDGAILVHERLAIVDPAGGSQPLRSADGTLVLAVNGEIYNHRELKAELAQDYAFQTGSDCEVINALYREDTPAAFLNRLNGIFAFALWDRATGRALIARDPIGVCPLYWGHDREGRLCVASEMKALAPICADVAQFPPGHYYDAATRELVKYYEKPWRDYPAVEGVQVRKEELREAFERAVHRQLMTDVPYGVLLSGGLDSSLVAAVAARYARHRIEDNDTTEAWWPRLHSFAIGLDGSPDLAAAEVAAKALGTVHHGFTYTFQEGLDAIPEVIRHIETYDVTTIRASTPMYLLARRIKAMGVKMVLSGEGSDEIFGGYLYFHKAPNAREFHEELVRKLDALHNYDCLRANKSMMAWGVEPRVPFLDVEFLDVAMKMDAAHKMIDKTSQGAKRMEKGVLREAFDGYLPESILWRQKEQFSDGVGYGWIDGLKAHAEAQVSDRELAAADKRFPVNPPQTKEAYFYRTLFEQHYPGQACAETVPGGKSIACSSPAAIAWDASFAKMADPSGRAVAGVHASALQAATT
- a CDS encoding nuclear transport factor 2 family protein; protein product: MTPSDVVREWVRRFNAADVDGLAALYAEDAVNHQVVTDPLHGREAIANLFRTEFARATMVCEVEQILEDGEWAVMEWRDPLGLRGCGFFHVRDGRIVFQRGYFDQLSFFRQQGLAVPDHYLD